The nucleotide window cacgtgagtgcgaaagacaaggctgaagctttccatcttcagccagaagtgccgagtggatgatccatctcggcctcctcccgatatccccaccatcacagaagccagttttcagccaattcgattcactccacgtgatatcaagaaatggctgagtgcactggatacagcaaaggctatgggccccgacaacatcccggctgtagtgctgaaggcttgtgctccagaactagccgcgcctctagccaaactgttccactatagctacaacactggcatctacccgacaatgtggaaaattgcccaggtacgtcctgtccacaaaaaacaggacaaatccaatccggccaattaccaccccatcagtctactctcaaccatcagcaaattgatggaaggtgtcgtcgacagtgctatcaagcggcacttactcaccaataacctgctcaccggtgttcagtttgggttctgccaggaccactcggctccagacctcattacatccttggtccaaacatggacaaaggatctgaatttcagaggtgaggtgagagtgactgcccttgacatcaaggcaccatttgactgagtgtggacaccaaggagccctagtaaaattgaagtcaatgggaatcagggggaaaactctccagtggctggagtcataccaagcacaaaggaagatggtagtggttgttggaggccaatcatctcagccccaggacattgctgcaggagttcctcagggaagtgtcctaagcccaaccatcttcagctgcttcatcaatgaccttccctccatcataaggtcagaaatggagatgttcgctgatgattgcacagtgttcagttccattcgcaacccctcagataatgaagcagtccgtgcccgcatgcagcaagacctggtcaacatccaggcttgggctgataagtggcaagtaacattcacgccagacaagtgccaggcaatgaccatcgccaacaagagagagtctaaccacctccccttgacattcaacgacattaccatcgcccaatctcccaccatcaacatcctgggggtcaccactgaccagaaacttaactggaccagccacataaatactgtggctacaagagcaggtcagaggctgggtgttctgcggcgagtgaatcacctcctgactccccaaagcctttccaccatctacaaggcacaagtcaggagtgtgatggaatactctccacttgcttggatgagtgcagctccaataacactcaagaagctcgacaccattcaggacaaagcagcccacttgattggcaccccatccaccaccctaaacattcactccctccaccaccggcgcacagtggctgcagtgtgtaccatccacaggatgcactgcagcaactcaccaaggcttcttcgacagcacctcctgaacccacgacctctaccacctagaaggacaagagcagcaggcacatgggaacaacaacacctgcacgttcccctccaagtcacacaccaccccgacttggaaatatatcgccgttccttcatcgtcgctgggtcaaaatcctggaattgccttcctaacagcactgtgggagaaccttcaccacacggactgcagcggttcaagaaggcggctcaccaccaccttctcaagggcaattagggatgggcaataaatgccggccttgccagcgacgcccacatcccatgaatgaattttaaaaacttgcatttatacagcacctttaatataggaaaatatcccaaggcgcttcacaggagagtgtatcccatcatggactctacccatccactgaatctccttccacagcccctgtacactctacCCCATCAAGCAAGCCCAACCCCCATCATCAGCGATACTCTGTTCCATTCGGGATTCCTCCAGCAGCCATCCACTTACCTGGATCTTGGGATATACCACCGGGTCCAATAGGTAGGGCTCCTGATCATAAACGTAAGTGTCACAGGAATCGAAGGAACATTCGAGGACAACCTAAATCAGACAATCAGAGATCACAAGCAGCTCACGATCCCTAACtgcttcaaacacacagcctgcGATAGTAAACGGACGGAATTAATCGATGAGTGATATAATCGGAGTAACCCTGCACAATCTCCAGGTACACCatggattgttttttttaaactggtaaAATCTACCTCTCCCCATTTTctccactcctgaaggtgctgactctcactggaccGCGGGTGCCACAGGCTCCATCTGGCCTCTGGTACCTCGCCCGAGTGATCGTTCTGCGTacgtgagcctaggcagtgaatgctgcgaggctattcaactgtgagggGCATCGTCTCCTCACCGAACATCCACACGTGCACTTCCCAGAAggagtcactagatagtgatcagtaGTGCGAAGCTCGAATTCACTTTCCCCTTTCTGATCCCGGGGCACTGGGGCCAAGTTAGTGCCCTGGCTGAGCTGTGCTAACTCACGGCAGGTCAGCCATCGAGTCCGGCCCCTTTAGGCCGGTGTGGCTCGAGTggctgtatggccgactcctgctcctatttcttatgctcttaaaagtacttaattggctataaagcactttgggacatcctgaggttttataaatgcaagtcctttcttagaTATTAACATGATGGTGGATTAAACACTAGCCTTCCAACTCTGGGGGGCATGGGTTTAAAACCAGCCGGGCTGCTGGGATAGATGGTTGCTCTCTCCACTGCTACAGAAATGAGTTTGGGTCAATCTTGAGAACCCAACAGGCCTGGTTTGTACTGGACGACAGGTTGGCATTGGGCAAAACCCAATGCCAACAAAATAATTTCAGCAACTCCcatctggagtgtcagcctggattatggggctcaagtctcttgagtggggcttgaacccatgaccttctgactggaGGCGAGAGTGTTCCCCACTGAGCCCTGGCTTCCACCCGAGATGGAAGGATGGTGTGTTAGCTGGTTGTCCTACACAGTTTTCCCCAAGGGTTCTGTTCCATCAGTGGTACTCCCAACCCCAAGACACCCTAATAAAATGAAACGCTCTGGAGTCTTTGCAGGAGTTTGAAACATTGAGAGGTGGAGGGGGTGCTGGTGGACATGGGAAGGGTGAAATAAACAGTGTCCTTTCAACCAGCAGAACAGCTCATAGGCCTCTCACTGGTCAATACTTACAAAGCCCCTGAACAGCGTGTAGAGAACAGCAAATATCAGGTACACCACGAGGCACACATCCAGAGGCCGTCGGTACAACCACTTCTTCTGTTCCGCGGCAATCTGCGGGAATCGCGACGGCAGAGCCAACAAAAACACCCGGATCAGGTTAACAACTTATCAATAATCAATCATTTATATCACATTACTAACCAGAACCAATAGCAAGTCACAACTTGCATCACTAATAATCAGTCATTGGCTAATGAAATACTAATTATCTAAACAATGAATTGTAACCAATAATGAATCAATCGCTAATCCATAACTTCATTGACtgtcactgacctgaaacgttaactctgtttctctctccaaagatcctgcctgacctactgagaatttccagcattttctgtttttatttcagatttccagcatcctcagtCTTTTGTTTTTGCTAATCAATAACTATTAATAACAAACCAGAAATATTCACTAATAATTTATTATTACCAATGAGTACTCAATAATCTAATATTATAATTCtgattacatacagagtaaagctccctctacactgtcccatcaaacactcccagggcaggtacagcatgggttagatacagagtaaagctccctctacactgtcccatcaaacactcccaggccaggtacagcatgggttagatacagagtaaagctccctctacactgtcccatcaaacactcccagggcaggtacagcacgggttagatacagagtaaagctccaactACACTGTCTCTGTAACCCGGTGTGTCAAGGACACCAGACCCTATCAGATCTCCTACAGCTCCAGAGTCTTGCCCCGCTCTCGGGGAAGTGAGTGCTGTGGTTTCTCCAGCTCATTCCTGATGCACGTCACTCCTCACCTGATCTGCTGTTGCCTGTGGCAACGCTCTGGGCATTCCATAGATTTTCTTTCCTGCCCAAATTGGGATCAAGATGTATGGAATATTCAACAGGAAGGCAGGTCGAATCTCAGATCCGAATTTACCTTCAGAAAGAAGATAAGCACTGATTTACAAAAAGGCCAAATATTTCACATTTGTTCCCTTTGCAAATCTTTCCTCATCATTTTATTGATGGAATTTTATCTTCAACAAGAAGTCAGTAGGAAATTCCTTCTACTTACAACCACTTTctgaatcaaacactcccagggcaggtacagcacgggttagatacagagtaaagctccctctacactgtcccatcaaacactcccagggcaggtacagcatgggttagatacagagtaaagctccctctacactgtcccatcaaacactcccagggcaggtacagcacgggttagatacagagtaaagctccctctacactgtcccatcaaacactcccagggcaggtacagcacgggttagatacagagtaaagctctctctacactgtcccatcaaacactcccagggcagcaacagcatgggttagatacagagtaaagctccctctacactgtcccatcaaacactcccagggcagcaacagcatgggttagatacagagtaaagctccctctacactgtcccagtaaACTCTATAAGGTCATGACATACTTTCCcagactgtagaatattccctgtGGTTTACTCCTATTATCCCGTGTGTATTCTCTTCCTCCCAGTTTGCTGCGGATCAGGAATAACTTCGAAAGACGATGAATCTGACAGTTGTCTCTTACCTATAGCAGTTCCCAGTAAGAGGGTGACTAGACTCATCAGCACAGAGCCCAGCCAGTACAGACCAACACTCCGGTAACTCCACCTGTGGGGAAACCACAGGGTAGTGATCACACATGGCAACCGTCCTCACTACTGCACACATTTCAGTTCTAAAACAAGccgagtctctgcaacctgtcctcataattaaacccttttagccccggtatcattctggtgaatctgcgcagcaccccctccaaggcaaatatctCGGTGCCCAGAATCGAACGCAGGGCTCCAGGTGGGGTCACCCGAGCGATCTGTCAGTGCATGCTGCTTTTTGGAGTCTTACCTCAGTGTTATGGCAGCCATCATTGTCAGGTAGAGTGCGTAATGGACTGTCCCATCCCAGTAACAGATCAATATTCCGTAGGCACTGCGGAGATACGGTTCCCCCTGTCAAGGCAGCACATCATCAGTACCATTCTGCCTATCGCCAACCTGagcaccacctgcactgccagtTCACGAACATTacaaattgacgggcaggaaaagaccagatggtccatcaagcctgccccacacaacaCGCTGGCTGGAGCATCGAGACGagacacttcctccctccctccctccctcccccccttcctctccccccacctccctccctccctcccccccttcctctccccccacctccttccctccctccctccctccctccctctccccccgcagccatgtaatctcctgggagaggcaaaaaaaaaagagaaaaaacctgggccaataagggaaaaaaatactctggaaaattcttctccgacTCCCTCAGTCGATCGAAACCAGCCCAAGAGATCACGAGGACCGAGtgctatctataaagacactgaccttctatatgatgtgatctctgccccagtcaggaactggtccagctccctctccaaCATATACAGTGAGTCGgctcccaccacaccagccagtaacaCGTTCCAGagactcaccactctctgggaagAACAGAACCGCCCAATGTCCAGTCTGTTCCTACTCTTGggtagtttaaactcatgtcccctggtcctccccaatctgccaAGCTGCAGTGGAAAGGGGTGCAGGGGGTAACATGCCCCCGGTACACCTGGTTGATCAGTCGGCAAACGCACGGCCTGCCGTGGTACTGGGAGTGTCGGtatggattatgagctcaagtctctggagtagaggGAAGGGCCAGGAATTTCCACGCGGTTCTCCAATGGAGTGAATGTCCAAAAGCAGCCGTTGCTCCGGGTTTccgaagttacggcaggagatcgggagaacgcGATGGAAATTTTCCCCCACCATTAGTAACAGAACGTTTATAACCTACCTCCTTCAAGTAAAACCCCATGAATCCTTTGATGTAGCCATCTTGTTCCAGGGAGATAATTAAATCTACGACACTTGTGAAGGCGAACACAGCGAAAGCTGCAACAAAAGATAAGTTACTCGATACTCCCTACCACGCAGCTCCCCCGACACAacgctccccatcacactgctcccccgGCACGCCGCTACCGTTACGCTGCTCCAATGTCACGTTGCCCCGTCACGCCGTTCCTACATCATGCAGCCCTATGTCACGCCACTCCCCTAGCACACCGTTCCCATGTCAacatgaaattgatgggcagagCATTGACTGATCCATACATTTACTAGTCGATGGGAGAAAACAATTCTTAACATTTTTGCCATGTCCCAAAGTTCAGTGATCACAGTTTGCATTAACATCATTCACTGTTTACAAGCTCCCACTTGGGACTCGGTGGTTCAATTTTGGGGTTATGCAATTGACGCAGATTTGGTTCTAAGCAAGTGTAAACAGAAGTACAGCTGGTGAAGCTCCTTCGGATATAATTGCTGATTCGAAGGTTCACCCCGCCCTCCCAATCCGAGAGATTCTAAACCCTGATGCTCCACAGTCCCCTCCCCGGGCGATCGATGCAACTTGTCACAATCGCTTACCATAAAACAGGGGGTCCTTGTGGGATTTTCCTCTGACGAGCAGGTACAGCACCAGCAATAGGCCGAAGAGGACACCAACACCAGAGGCAAACACCACCACAGGACTTCAAAATGAAAAGGAGAAAAGAACCAGTCACAGACAGTCCTGAGGGTCAGACGATAACTATCGGCAAAGATTGAACCGGCTGGGGCTTTGTTCTCTAGAAAAGtctgaggggagacctgatagacgtctttaagattatgaaagggtttgatggggtaggcgTAGAGAGATGTTTCcatttatgggggagtccaaaactcggggccataaatataagataatcactaataaatccattagggaattcaggagaaacttctttacccagagagtggtgagaatgtggaactcgctcccacaaggagtagttgaggtgaatagtgtagatacatttaaggggaagctcgataaacacgagggagaaaggaattgaaggatatgctgatagggtgagatgaagtaaggagggaggaggcttgcgttgagcataaagaccggcatggaccagttgggccgaatggcttgtttttgtgctgtaaattaaaATGTCATTaaatgggaaggcaaatggtatgttggccttcattacaagaggatttgagtacaggagtaaagatgttttactgcaatcatatagggccttggtgagaacgcacctggagtattgtgtacaattttggtctccttacctaagaaagaatatacttgccattgagggagtgcaacgaaggttcaccagactgattcctgggatggcgggattgtcatatgaggataGACTgagttgactaggcctgtattctctagagtttagaagaatgagaggtgatctcattaaaacacaaaattcttacagggctcgacagggtagatgcaggatgtttcccctggctggggagtctagaaccagggtcacagtctcagagtaaagggtcggccatttaagactgagatgaggagaaatttcttcactcagagggtgaatctttggaattctctaccccagagggctgtggaggctcagtcattaagtaaattcaaaacagagatcaatagatttctagatatcaaaggtatcaagggatagaaCCGTAGAACCATATCTAtggtttcaagggatatggggatgctgcaggaaaatgatgttgaggtagaagatcagccatgatctgctgaatggcggagcaggctcgaggggtcggacggccacctcctgttcctattgcttatgttcttatgtaatttcAGCAGGAATCGAAATGGCCACAAAGATCAGCAAAAAAAGCAAAAATGTAGAGAACCAAGAATCATCAACTTATATTCACGTTTAAACCTTTCACAGGTTTGTGGAAACATTTAGAATCGTGCTTTCAGTTTACTGACAACAATGTTAAAAATCACAGAGGTTAGCCCCAGGCTGGAGTCAGACTGGTCTctgtggggggggtcgggggtcggggttaGCCCCAGGCTGCAGTGAGAACAGTCTCATTATAGACCATGCTGAACAAAAAGAGAAACTGCAAATCTGAGCTAAAGGTTTAAAGTCGAGACTGACATCAGAGTGCAAAGATTGAGTGTGACATCAGAGTGCAAAGATCGAGTGTGACATTAGAGTGCAAAGATTGAGTGTGACACTGCAGACCTGCTGATAAATGTATCTGGGCACATGGGGGGCACATGGAGAGATCGGGGATAAAAATGACCCAACTCTAACCAGCTACACAATGTAAATCTCTCACTGTTCCCCGGCACCCTGGTCTGTGTAATCTGCTCGTTCTTATGTCTGAATTTGAAGAACATTTTCTTCTAATGTCACATCTCTGATGTCAGATTCTATGTTCACCACTGATTTTAGACACTAAGTAAATTAAAATGTCATTAAATGTAACTTCagcttgtcattaagattgaagcccgtggaataaagggggcagtagcagcatggatacagaattggctaaatgacaggaagcagtagtgaacggttgtttttcggactggagggaggtgtacagtggtgttccccaggggtcggtgctgggaccactgcttttcttgatatatattaattacctggaaatttaatgcagaaaaatgcgaagtgatacattttggtaggaagatcgaggagaggcaatataaactaaagggcacaactctaaaaggggtacaggaacagagagatctaggggtgtatgtgcacaaatcattgaaggtggcagggcaggttgagaaagcggttaaaaaagcatacgggatcctgggctttataaataagtgttctccctgtcggggaacacttcagcagtcatggacattcagccaccgaccttcgggtaagcgtactccaaggcggccttcgagacacacgacaacgcaaaatcgtcgagcagaaattgatagccaagttccgcacccatgaggacggcctcaaccaggatcttgggttcatgtcacactacacgtaaccccaccagcgaacaaatgttatctgtttttaatataacgggtcattgactgtcttccttctctctctctttttttttggggggtttgtatattcggtggccttttaggtgacacctttctgtctgctcactgtgattgccttggcaacaggcagtaatcaccaggcattgttctgtgattttcaaatgcgaaggattcgaaaatttcatttccacaccgttcacctgacgaaggaggaagcctccgaaagcttgtggaatttaaaataaatttgttggactataacttggtgttgtaaaattgtttacaatttataaatagaggcagagagtacaaaagtacggaagtcatgatgaacctttataaaacactggtccggccacaactggagcattgtgtccagttctgggcaccgcactttaggaaagatgtgaaggccttagagagggtgca belongs to Heptranchias perlo isolate sHepPer1 chromosome 29, sHepPer1.hap1, whole genome shotgun sequence and includes:
- the LOC137299645 gene encoding transmembrane 6 superfamily member 2-like; the protein is MDLAAGAAGFLLSLTAIPISYLLNRVSAMESPVVVFASGVGVLFGLLLVLYLLVRGKSHKDPLFYAFAVFAFTSVVDLIISLEQDGYIKGFMGFYLKEGEPYLRSAYGILICYWDGTVHYALYLTMMAAITLRWSYRSVGLYWLGSVLMSLVTLLLGTAIGKFGSEIRPAFLLNIPYILIPIWAGKKIYGMPRALPQATADQIAAEQKKWLYRRPLDVCLVVYLIFAVLYTLFRGFVVLECSFDSCDTYVYDQEPYLLDPVVYPKIQMLVNMFYLLPFFGLALYGLIEPGCVWMLDLPVVFAGAIAQAQFSHIGASLHPRTSFTYRVPENSVSSFLYTNVLYAVGAQLLAIRCVKYSNFFLKGMPRNNEEMEKKVN